In Erigeron canadensis isolate Cc75 chromosome 1, C_canadensis_v1, whole genome shotgun sequence, a single window of DNA contains:
- the LOC122585235 gene encoding fasciclin-like arabinogalactan protein 17 — MDYQIYGAFTTATFIICVMFLVQTTFTTTNASSVAPSSDDPNIKSSTTQINSNSVLVALLDSHYTELSELVEKAMLLQTLENIVATKNVTIFAPSNEALERHLDPEFKRFLLEPRNLKSLQNLLLYHIVPGRVGSEEWGGYETLCVEESENWLVMSSGEESGEKMVGGLAKVTRPDDVVRPDGLIHGIERLLVPRLVQEEFNKRRSLSSISAVLPQGAPVVDPRLKKPASPVPAGAPPALPIYDAMAPGPSLAPAPAPGPGGAKHHFDGESQVKDFIQTLLHYGGYNELADILVNLTSLATEMGKLVSEGYVLTVLAPNDEAMAKLTTDQLSDPGAPEQIIYYHLIPEYQTEESMYNAVRRFGKVQYDTLRLPHKVVAEEADGSVKFGSGEESAYLFDPDIYTDGRISVQGIDGVLFPIEQTVEKPSSEVVPPVPAKVVAKQNRGKLLEVACSIVGAFGQDSQFTSCH; from the exons ATGGATTATCAGATCTATGGTGCATTTACAACAGCTACATTTATTATATGTGTCATGTTTTTGGTCCAAACTACTTTTACAACAACAAATGCTAGTAGTGTTGCACCATCTTCTGATGACCCAAATATCAAATCTAGTACGACCCAGATCAACTCAAACTCAGTTCTTGTTGCACTTCTTGATTCACATTACACTGAGCTATCTGAGCTAGTTGAGAAAGCCATGCTGTTACAAACTCTAGAAAATATTGTTGCCACTAAGAATGTTACTATATTTGCACCCAGTAATGAAGCTTTGGAAAGACATTTGGATCCTGAGTTTAAACGGTTTTTACTTGAACCCCGGAACTTGAAATCTTTGCAGAATCTGTTGCTGTACCATATTGTtccgggtcgggtcgggtcggaGGAATGGGGTGGGTATGAGACGCTGTGTGTTGAGGAAAGTGAGAATTGGTTGGTGATGAGTAGTGGAGAAGAATCCGGGGAGAAAATGGTGGGCGGGTTAGCGAAAGTGACCCGACCCGATGATGTGGTGAGACCCGATGGGTTGATTCATGGGATTGAGAGGTTGTTGGTGCCTAGATTGGTGCAAGAAGAATTCAATAAGAGGAGAAGTTTGAGTTCGATTTCTGCGGTTTTGCCTCAAGGAGCTCCGGTTGTGGATCCCCGGTTGAAGAAACCAGCTAGCCCGGTTCCCGCCGGAGCTCCACCGGCCTTGCCGATTTATGACGCGATGGCTCCGGGGCCGTCGCTTGCCCCGGCTCCAGCGCCCGGACCTGGTGGGGCCAAACACCACTTTGATGGAGAAAGCCAG GTTAAAGATTTTATCCAAACCCTGCTACATTATGGTGGCTACAACGAATTAGCGGATATTTTGGTGAATTTAACATCATTAGCTACGGAAATGGGGAAATTGGTGTCAGAGGGTTATGTGTTAACGGTGCTGGCACCAAATGACGAAGCTATGGCTAAACTAACGACAGACCAGCTGAGTGACCCCGGTGCGCCTGAGCAGATCATTTATTATCATTTGATACCCGAGTATCAAACTGAAGAGAGTATGTATAATGCTGTACGGCGGTTCGGTAAGGTTCAGTATGATACATTACGGCTGCCTCATAAGGTGGTTGCAGAGGAGGCTGATGGGTCAGTGAAGTTCGGTTCGGGAGAGGAGTCAGCGTATTTGTTTGATCCGGATATATATACAGATGGTAGGATATCGGTGCAGGGTATTGATGGGGTTTTGTTTCCGATCGAGCAAACGGTGGAGAAGCCTTCCAGCGAGGTTGTTCCACCTGTGCCAGCGAAAGTTGTGGCTAAGCAAAATAGAG GGAAATTATTGGAAGTGGCATGTTCGATAGTTGGAGCATTTGGACAAGATTCTCAATTTACAAGCTGTCATTAa